From Ptychodera flava strain L36383 chromosome 3 unlocalized genomic scaffold, AS_Pfla_20210202 Scaffold_26__1_contigs__length_13983176_pilon, whole genome shotgun sequence, one genomic window encodes:
- the LOC139126125 gene encoding uncharacterized protein, with protein MCDNTGVVRSVSFSPEKHQELQRVVDSPTKTCTISTFVTQKRKFPDTKSTSPLEIKLTKKTKVSPCDVPIDYQSAATKIVHAENIHDISSIESNNIVSVQGKIAKIIKDCHTVPMGSKQLKQKLVVLQDMTADIKLTLWEEATTAELGKSYAFTAVRVKDAYPGKCLNTTKDTTVNSIDDLTDLPELSAQYADISVTGKIVGCENINQKYLCRRCNFHIPISDDCPKILHCTRCEMSFPRHLCAFKMTTSLLISTDSADKLIYVDTDILMKLLNVSSEEFQSNTPEDILTKVLCIVEPVTFHCDRELTALHL; from the coding sequence ATGTGTGACAACACAGGAGTTGTAAGAAGTGTATCATTTTCACCAGAAAAGCATCAAGAACTTCAAAGGGTGGTAGACAGTCCTACAAAGACTTGTACAATAAGCACCTTTGTTACTCAGAAGCGAAAATTTCCGGATACTAAAAGCACCAGTCCATTGGAAATCAAGCTTACAAAGAAGACAAAAGTCTCCCCATGTGATGTGCCCATCGATTACCAATCTGCAGCTACAAAGATTGTCCACGCTGAAAACATCCACGACATTAGCTCTATCGAGTCTAATAACATTGTTAGTGTTCAAGGCAAGATTGCTAAAATCATCAAGGACTGTCACACTGTACCTATGGGATCAAAACAACTAAAGCAAAAACTTGTTGTTTTACAGGACATGACTGCTGATATTAAACTTACACTGTGGGAAGAAGCTACCACTGCAGAGCTTGGTAAATCATATGCATTCACTGCTGTTCGCGTTAAAGATGCCTACCCGGGCAAGTGCTTGAACACAACGAAAGACACCACCGTCAATAGTATTGATGACCTCACTGATTTGCCAGAACTGAGTGCTCAGTATGCTGACATATCTGTAACAGGTAAAATCGTTGGCTGTGAAAATATCAACCAGAAATACCTCTGCCGCCGTTGCAATTTTCACATCCCAATTTCTGATGACTGCCCAAAGATTCTACACTGCACTCGTTGTGAAATGTCTTTTCCCCGACATTTATGTGCCTTTAAGATGACAACCTCTTTGTTAATCAGTACCGATTCAGCTGACAAACTAATTTATGTTGATACAGATATCTTGATGAAACTGCTGAATGTTTCCAGTGAGGAGTTTCAGTCAAACACTCCAGAAGACATTCTAACCAAAGTATTGTGCATTGTTGAGCCAGTCACTTTCCATTGTGACCGTGAGCTCACTGCATTGCACCTATGA